The following are from one region of the Mycolicibacterium helvum genome:
- a CDS encoding oxidoreductase, translating to MDSFTALLARQDGDQITAAIETLDAAELPPGDVTIRVAYSSVNYKDALALTPRGGVVRQYPIVPGIDLTGEVVESRSPEFAVGDQVLAHGYDIGTGHHGGYAEYARLPADQVVALGALTPREGAAIGTAGFTAAMSVEALIAHGVTPQDGPIVVTGATGGVGSVSVDILAAAGYDVVASTGKAEATKHLKALGATDVIGRLPEDPDAKPRPLGKTRWAGAVDCVGGATLADVISTLKYGGAVAASGLTGGPGLSTTVMPFILRGVSLLGIDSVQLPIGPRRALWERLGGDLKPRHLDDVTHEIDVKDVVAVIDHVRAGKYSGRAVVRVAGGF from the coding sequence ATGGATTCCTTCACAGCACTGCTGGCACGTCAGGACGGCGATCAGATCACCGCTGCGATCGAGACTCTCGACGCGGCCGAGCTGCCACCCGGCGACGTAACCATCCGGGTCGCCTATTCCAGCGTCAACTACAAGGACGCGCTGGCGTTGACCCCGCGGGGCGGGGTGGTCCGGCAGTATCCGATCGTGCCCGGCATCGACCTCACCGGTGAAGTCGTGGAATCCCGATCCCCCGAATTCGCGGTCGGCGACCAGGTTTTGGCGCACGGCTACGACATCGGCACCGGACACCACGGCGGCTACGCCGAGTACGCCCGGCTGCCCGCCGACCAAGTTGTCGCGCTCGGCGCGCTGACGCCACGGGAAGGCGCGGCGATCGGCACAGCCGGCTTCACCGCCGCGATGAGCGTCGAAGCGCTCATCGCTCACGGCGTCACGCCGCAGGATGGTCCGATCGTGGTGACCGGCGCGACCGGCGGCGTCGGATCCGTCAGCGTCGACATCCTCGCCGCTGCCGGCTACGACGTGGTGGCATCTACCGGCAAGGCAGAGGCCACCAAGCACCTCAAGGCGCTGGGCGCCACCGACGTTATCGGCCGGCTGCCCGAGGACCCCGACGCCAAGCCGCGCCCACTGGGCAAGACCCGCTGGGCCGGCGCTGTCGACTGTGTCGGCGGAGCCACCCTGGCCGATGTGATCAGCACACTGAAATACGGCGGCGCCGTCGCAGCCAGCGGTCTGACGGGTGGCCCGGGCCTCAGCACCACCGTGATGCCGTTCATCCTGCGCGGTGTCTCGCTGCTAGGCATCGACTCGGTGCAACTGCCCATCGGCCCGCGCCGGGCGCTGTGGGAACGACTGGGCGGTGACCTGAAACCCCGCCACCTCGACGACGTCACCCACGAGATCGACGTCAAGGATGTCGTCGCGGTCATCGACCACGTGCGCGCGGGAAAGTACTCCGGCCGCGCGGTGGTGCGGGTCGCCGGCGGGTTCTAG
- a CDS encoding FMN-binding negative transcriptional regulator, with amino-acid sequence MLIHPWDAARDATEWRDWLATTDRFGVLAVNNVDGTGAPLLLPTHFTLAADELLIHLARPNPVWPHLEAAVEVRLAVIGDYAYIPTYWRARAGGPDEDGVPTSYYASVQFVCRPTIVDDPQGKVEILTSQLDDFQPEGRHAEVAVGEDPYGRMLPGIRGVRLAVVRVEAKFKYDDANPIEHRQRVIGSLEERDRGLDAGAAAQQRRRLSMIGDWRTRRDQS; translated from the coding sequence ATGCTCATCCATCCCTGGGACGCCGCACGTGATGCCACCGAATGGCGGGACTGGTTGGCGACGACCGACCGGTTCGGCGTGCTCGCGGTCAACAATGTGGACGGCACTGGAGCCCCGCTGCTGCTGCCTACCCACTTCACCCTGGCCGCCGACGAACTGTTGATCCATCTGGCACGGCCCAATCCGGTCTGGCCGCACCTGGAGGCCGCCGTCGAGGTGCGGCTGGCGGTGATCGGTGACTACGCCTACATCCCGACGTACTGGCGGGCCAGGGCCGGCGGTCCTGACGAAGACGGGGTGCCCACCAGTTACTACGCTTCCGTTCAATTCGTTTGCCGTCCAACCATTGTCGACGATCCGCAGGGCAAGGTCGAGATCCTGACGAGCCAGCTCGACGACTTCCAGCCCGAGGGCCGTCATGCCGAAGTCGCCGTCGGGGAAGACCCCTACGGCCGGATGTTGCCGGGCATCCGCGGCGTGCGGCTTGCCGTGGTGCGGGTGGAGGCCAAGTTCAAATACGACGACGCCAATCCCATCGAGCATCGGCAGCGGGTCATCGGCAGTCTTGAGGAGCGCGACCGCGGGCTCGACGCCGGGGCCGCCGCCCAGCAGCGGCGGCGGCTGTCGATGATCGGCGACTGGCGCACCCGTCGCGACCAGTCCTGA
- a CDS encoding MarR family winged helix-turn-helix transcriptional regulator: MNRCGPVRLTDLARAVGITQGTASTLIDALVREGLVERFADDSDRRVTRLQTTTAGRRQAETWATAYTAAAHELFSILSAAEQLVLTDLLHRLADSVDD, from the coding sequence GTGAATCGCTGCGGTCCGGTGCGCCTCACCGATCTGGCTCGCGCGGTCGGCATCACCCAAGGCACCGCATCGACGCTGATCGACGCGCTTGTCCGCGAGGGTCTCGTCGAGCGCTTCGCCGACGACTCGGATCGCCGGGTCACCCGGTTGCAGACCACCACCGCGGGGCGGCGCCAGGCCGAAACCTGGGCGACCGCCTACACCGCCGCCGCGCACGAACTGTTTTCCATCCTGTCCGCCGCAGAGCAACTGGTCCTCACCGACCTGCTGCACCGCCTTGCCGACTCTGTCGACGACTGA
- a CDS encoding oxidoreductase, giving the protein MQRFPLAGYNVHRVGFGAMQLPGPGVFGPPRDREQALAVLRRAVDAGVDHIDTSQFYGPDVANELIREALHPYADTLALVSKVGARRDDQGGWLPDNDPHRLRAGIEENLRTLGVDRLAAVNLRVMESEPDALFTDQLGAMITARDEGLIAGIGLSNVSHEQLLHALELTDVVCVQNPFNLVDRTSQPVLDECIARDIAFVPFFPLGSAFHEVNPVLTHHLIEGAAKRLGYTPAQIALAWTLGVADNVLLIPGTSSLGHLEENLAVADIELDEETQRELTAVA; this is encoded by the coding sequence ATGCAACGCTTTCCGCTGGCCGGCTACAACGTCCATCGCGTCGGATTCGGCGCCATGCAGCTTCCCGGGCCGGGTGTATTCGGACCGCCGCGCGACCGCGAGCAGGCACTGGCCGTGCTGCGCCGGGCCGTCGATGCCGGCGTCGACCACATCGACACCTCACAGTTCTACGGCCCGGACGTGGCCAATGAGCTGATCCGGGAGGCGTTGCATCCCTATGCCGACACCCTGGCGCTGGTGAGCAAGGTCGGCGCCCGCCGCGACGACCAGGGAGGCTGGCTGCCCGACAACGATCCCCACCGGTTGCGTGCGGGCATCGAGGAGAACCTGCGCACCCTCGGCGTCGACCGGCTGGCCGCGGTCAACCTACGGGTGATGGAGTCCGAACCCGATGCGTTGTTCACCGACCAGCTCGGCGCCATGATCACCGCCCGCGACGAGGGGCTGATCGCCGGGATCGGGCTGAGCAACGTCAGCCACGAGCAACTGCTGCATGCCCTGGAGCTCACCGACGTCGTGTGCGTGCAGAACCCGTTCAACCTCGTGGACCGCACATCGCAGCCCGTGCTCGATGAGTGCATCGCCCGTGATATCGCGTTTGTGCCGTTCTTCCCGCTCGGCTCGGCGTTCCATGAGGTGAACCCGGTGTTGACGCATCACCTCATCGAAGGCGCCGCCAAGCGGCTGGGGTACACCCCGGCGCAGATCGCGCTGGCGTGGACGCTCGGTGTCGCCGACAACGTGCTTCTCATCCCGGGCACGTCGTCGCTGGGGCACCTGGAGGAGAACCTTGCGGTCGCCGACATCGAACTCGACGAGGAAACTCAGCGCGAGCTGACCGCCGTCGCCTGA